The proteins below are encoded in one region of Engystomops pustulosus chromosome 8, aEngPut4.maternal, whole genome shotgun sequence:
- the LOC140076123 gene encoding olfactory receptor 2A14-like produces MDNRTCVEFLVVPFSTTTNKFVIVTVFSSIYSIGVLVNLLIFVVISFDIRLHSPMYVFLCNLSFIDICYTTVIIPKLLHIVHSGMKSLSFKQCFTQMYFHFTTVTAEVTLFFAMGYDRYIAICHPLYYHQILSKKICILIIVVIWVCAFLNSLFIISPLLSLPFQEAITVHHLFCHAVDVVNAFHGGSPKFTIVIFVECALFGLGPLSCNFLSYIKIIRVILCIKSKEGRRKTFSTCLSHLIVMMIYYSTGCLVYLIPMSEHTVTLSQTLSVFYNIVVPMIHPLVYSLRNSEIKRACRRFLKI; encoded by the coding sequence ATGGATAACCGCACGTGTGTAGAGTTCCTGGTTGTGCCGTTCTCAACGACTACCAATAAGTTTGTAATTGTTACCGTTTTCTCGTCTATCTACTCTATCGGAGTCTTGGTGAATTTGCTTATTTTTGTTGTGATTAGTTTCGATATTCGGCTACACTCCCCGATGTACGTCTTCCTCTGTAACTTATCCTTCATAGACATCTGCTACACCACAGTCATCATCCCAAAGCTTCTCCATATAGTGCACTCAGGGATGAAGTCCTTGTCCTTCAAGCAATGCTTCACTCAGATGTATTTCCACTTCACAACGGTCACGGCGGAGGTCACCCTTTTTTTCGCAATGGGATATGACCGATATATAGCGATTTGTCATCCTCTCTACTACCACCAAATCTTGAGCAAGAAAATCTGTATCCTGATCATAGTCGTCATCTGGGTCTGCGCCTTCCTGAATTCTTTATTCATCATCAGTCCCCTCTTATCGCTGCCCTTCCAGGAGGCCATTACCGTTCATCACTTATTCTGTCATGCTGTGGATGTAGTCAATGCTTTCCATGGGGGTTCTCCAAAGTTCACCATTGTAATCTTTGTAGAGTGTGCCCTGTTTGGACTTGGTCCTCTCTCCTGCAACTTCTTGTCTTATATAAAAATAATCCGTGTGATTTTATGTATTAAGTCAAAAGAAGGAAGAAGGAAAACCTTCTCCACCTGCCTGTCCCATCTCATTGTCATGATGATTTACTACTCCACAGGTTGCTTAGTGTATTTGATACCAATGTCTGAGCACACAGTGACCCTCAGTCAGACCTTATCAGTGTTCTATAATATTGTGGTGCCCATGATCCATCCTCTTGTATATAGTCTACGAAACAGCGAAATCAAGAGAGCTTGTCGAAGGTTTCTGAAGATCTAA
- the LOC140076124 gene encoding olfactory receptor 2A7-like: protein MVYSLWVGIESQSLGISDVTNINHIMENFTSVPTEFYILPFSYTAGSPPFLSGLFSVIYLLGLLMNVLIVTLIYVDKQLHSPMYLFLCNLALVDMCYTTNIIPELLHIMSSGNHKVSFRQCFTQVYFFFLAVVTEDLLLFTMSYDRYVAICNPLRYHSILSRKVCSFFIATTWCCGALNSCVVTVLTMKMSFCRSTTIHHIYCNAKALTKISCAGREIFYLLFYIESIIIGLGPFSCSFWSYTKILQVIFHIKSEDGRRKAFSTCSSHLIVITLYYSTACAEFLLPSYRSSDIMDQVFTLLYTTVTPMLNPLIYTLRNKDVKTALMRLLRPK, encoded by the exons ATGGTCTACTCCTTATGGGTTGGTATAGAGTCCCAAAGCCTTGGGATCTCTGAT GTAACGAATATTAATCATATTATGGAGAACTTCACGTCTGTTCCTACAGAATtctatattttgccattttcctATACGGCTGGTAGTCCTCCATTTCTCTCCGGCCTGTTCTCTGTGATCTACCTGCTTGGTCTCCTAATGAATGTGCTGATTGTTACTCTCATCTATGTGGATAAGCAGCTGCACAGCCCCATGTATCTGTTCCTCTGTAACTTGGCCTTGGTGGACATGTGTTACACAACAAACATCATCCCCGAACTATTACACATAATGTCATCTGGAAACCACAAAGTGTCCTTCAGACAATGCTTCACCCAGGTCTACTTCTTCTTCTTGGCTGTTGTGACAGAAGACCTTCTCCTGTTTACGATGTCCTATGACCGGTACGTTGCGATCTGTAATCCTCTGCGCTATCACTCTATACTCAGTAGGAAAGTCTGCTCCTTCTTCATAGCCACCACTTGGTGTTGTGGAGCCTTAAACTCATGTGTGGTCACAGTCCTGACCATGAAGATGTCCTTCTGTCGCTCCACCACAATTCACCATATCTATTGTAATGCAAAAGCCCTGACCAAGATCTCCTGTGCCGGGagagaaatattttatttattgttttatattgaGTCAATTATTATCGGACTTGGTCCATTTTCATGCAGTTTCTGGTCCTATACAAAAATCTTACAGGTTATATTTCATATAAAATCTGAAGATGGGAGGAGgaaggccttctccacctgctcgtCCCACCTCATAGTCATCACGCTCTACTATAGCACAGCTTGCGCAGAGTTTTTATTGCCGTCTTATAGATCCTCTGATATCATGGACCAGGTCTTCACCTTGTTATATACCACGGTCACCCCGATGCTAAACCCTCTGATTTATACCCTTAGAAATAAAGATGTGAAGACGGCTTTGATGAGATTATTGAGGCCAAAATAA